One segment of Arthrobacter sp. MMS18-M83 DNA contains the following:
- the rpmA gene encoding 50S ribosomal protein L27, protein MAHKKGASSTRNGRDSNAQYLGVKRFGGQVVSAGEIIVRQRGTHFHPGAGVGRGGDDTLFALQAGAVEFGTRRGRRVVNIVAAAAAE, encoded by the coding sequence ATGGCACATAAAAAAGGCGCGAGCTCCACTCGCAACGGTCGTGACTCCAACGCCCAGTACCTCGGCGTAAAGCGCTTCGGTGGCCAGGTCGTTTCCGCAGGCGAGATCATCGTCCGCCAGCGCGGCACCCACTTCCACCCGGGCGCCGGTGTCGGCCGCGGTGGCGACGACACCCTGTTCGCCCTGCAGGCAGGTGCGGTTGAGTTCGGTACTCGCCGTGGCCGTCGCGTAGTGAACATCGTTGCTGCTGCAGCTGCAGAGTAA
- the proB gene encoding glutamate 5-kinase: MTTSTARVPEVIEDADVAERQALAGAKRIVVKVGSSSLTSIKGGISEKALTALVHALAEKRNSGTEIILVSSGAIAAGLAPLGLAKRPKDLATQQAAASVGQGLLMARYSQAFAAHGVTVSQVLLTADDLMRRTQHSNAYRALDRLLNLGVVPVVNENDTVATHEIRFGDNDRLAALVAHLVRADALVLLSDVDALYDGPPSLGAKRIPLVTGPQDLVGVTIGKAGKAGIGTGGMTTKVEAASIAAGSGIHALVTSTANAAAALAGEDVGTWFAINGNRKPVRLLWLAHLASVRGRLVLDDGAVRAVRDRHTSLLPAGISSVTGDFEPGDPVEMISAEGTVIARGLVNYSSEELPRMLGRSTKELAKDLGRGYDRVVVHVDDLVLVQPSRSTKLGE; this comes from the coding sequence ATGACGACTAGTACGGCCCGCGTCCCTGAAGTGATTGAAGACGCCGACGTTGCTGAACGCCAGGCCTTGGCTGGCGCCAAGCGGATCGTGGTGAAGGTGGGTTCATCCTCGCTGACCAGCATCAAGGGCGGCATCTCGGAGAAAGCTCTGACGGCCCTCGTCCACGCATTGGCCGAGAAGCGCAACTCAGGGACGGAGATCATCCTGGTCTCTTCCGGTGCAATTGCGGCAGGTCTCGCGCCGCTTGGCTTGGCAAAGCGTCCCAAGGACCTTGCCACGCAGCAAGCCGCGGCCAGCGTGGGGCAAGGGCTGTTGATGGCGCGCTACTCGCAGGCTTTTGCCGCGCACGGTGTCACTGTCAGCCAGGTCCTGCTGACTGCGGATGATTTGATGCGGCGCACGCAGCACAGTAACGCGTACCGGGCGCTGGACCGTCTGTTGAACCTCGGCGTCGTGCCCGTCGTGAACGAAAACGACACTGTTGCCACACATGAAATCCGCTTCGGTGACAACGACCGGCTCGCAGCCTTGGTTGCGCACCTGGTCCGGGCTGACGCGCTGGTCCTGCTTTCCGACGTCGACGCACTCTACGACGGTCCGCCGTCGCTCGGTGCCAAGCGCATTCCGCTCGTCACTGGCCCCCAGGACCTGGTCGGCGTGACAATCGGCAAGGCGGGCAAAGCCGGCATCGGTACCGGAGGCATGACCACCAAGGTGGAGGCGGCGTCGATCGCGGCAGGCTCCGGCATCCACGCCCTGGTGACGTCCACAGCCAATGCCGCGGCCGCCCTCGCGGGCGAGGACGTAGGCACGTGGTTTGCCATCAACGGCAACCGCAAGCCCGTCCGCCTCTTGTGGCTGGCCCACCTCGCTTCTGTTCGGGGCCGTTTGGTGCTCGACGACGGCGCCGTCAGGGCCGTGCGCGATCGCCACACTTCGCTGTTGCCCGCCGGGATTTCCTCAGTGACGGGGGATTTCGAGCCTGGCGATCCTGTGGAGATGATCTCTGCCGAGGGCACCGTGATTGCCAGGGGACTGGTGAACTATTCCTCGGAAGAGCTTCCCCGCATGCTTGGCCGCTCCACCAAGGAGCTCGCCAAGGATCTTGGCCGCGGATATGACCGCGTAGTTGTTCATGTTGACGACCTCGTACTGGTTCAACCCTCCCGCTCCACTAAACTTGGAGAATGA
- the nadD gene encoding nicotinate-nucleotide adenylyltransferase, protein MGGTFDPIHHGHLVAASEVAAKFRLDEVVFVPTGQPWQKSNKQVSEAEHRYLMTVIATASNPNFTVSRVDVDRPGPTFTIDTLRDLRTQRPDADLFFITGADALAQILSWKDVDELWSLAHFVGVTRPGHVLDGMGREDVSLLEVPAMAISSTDCRARVGAGNPVWYLVPDGVVQYIAKYKLYSGKPGMGEPLHAMTGSDHQARTE, encoded by the coding sequence ATGGGTGGGACATTCGATCCCATTCACCACGGCCACTTGGTCGCTGCCAGTGAGGTTGCTGCCAAGTTTCGGCTGGACGAGGTGGTCTTCGTGCCCACGGGACAGCCCTGGCAGAAGTCGAACAAGCAGGTCAGCGAAGCTGAGCACCGATACTTGATGACTGTTATTGCTACGGCTTCCAACCCCAATTTCACGGTAAGCCGTGTGGACGTGGACCGCCCCGGTCCCACATTCACTATCGACACCCTGCGCGATCTGCGGACCCAGCGGCCGGATGCCGATCTTTTCTTCATCACCGGCGCGGACGCCTTGGCGCAGATCCTGTCCTGGAAGGATGTCGACGAGCTCTGGTCCTTGGCGCACTTTGTGGGTGTCACCAGGCCCGGCCATGTTCTCGATGGCATGGGCAGGGAGGACGTCAGCCTCCTGGAAGTGCCTGCCATGGCGATTTCCTCGACGGATTGCCGCGCGCGTGTGGGTGCAGGCAATCCGGTCTGGTACCTCGTGCCCGACGGCGTGGTGCAGTACATCGCCAAATACAAGCTGTACTCGGGCAAACCCGGCATGGGGGAGCCCCTGCATGCTATGACCGGATCAGACCACCAAGCACGTACTGAGTGA
- the obgE gene encoding GTPase ObgE has protein sequence MATFVDRVVLHVSGGTGGHGCVSVKREKFKPLGGPDGGNGGNGGDVILRVDAQTTTLLDYHHAPHRHATNGGPGMGDWRGGKNGETLVLPVPDGTVVKTKDGVVLADLVGEGTEFIAAAGGLGGLGNSSLSSQKRRAPGFALLGTEGDSSDIVLELKSIADIALVGFPSAGKSSLVAAMSAARPKIADYPFTTLIPNLGVVQAGDVRFTIADVPGLIEGASEGKGLGHNFLRHVERCAALVHVLDCGTLEADRDPLSDLAIIEQELDKYAVDMSYAGVDGEVVPLNQRPKLVVLNKVDLPDGRDMAEFVRPELEQRGYRVFEVSATSHEGLRQLSYAMGEIVMAARKAVATAPPKVPTPVLRPRAVNESGFKIRREEKNLEPLFRVLGEKPVRWVKQTDFTNEEAIGYLADRLAKLGIENELFKMGAVPGDTVVIGEEDGVVFDWEPTMMAGAELLATPRGTDIRVADIGDRPTRSQKRDEQLERREAKAAARAELEAERKAGIWTESVSGRRLPKPLKESGLEAENDD, from the coding sequence GTGGCGACCTTCGTAGACCGGGTAGTACTTCACGTATCCGGCGGAACAGGCGGCCACGGCTGTGTCTCTGTTAAGCGCGAGAAGTTCAAGCCCCTCGGCGGACCCGACGGCGGCAACGGCGGTAATGGCGGTGACGTCATCCTGCGCGTCGATGCCCAGACCACCACTTTGCTTGATTACCACCACGCACCCCACCGCCACGCAACCAACGGTGGCCCCGGCATGGGCGACTGGCGCGGCGGCAAGAACGGTGAAACCCTCGTGCTTCCCGTCCCGGACGGCACTGTGGTCAAGACCAAGGACGGCGTTGTCCTTGCTGACCTTGTAGGTGAAGGCACCGAGTTCATCGCCGCTGCAGGCGGCCTGGGCGGCCTCGGTAACTCTTCGTTGTCTTCGCAGAAGCGCAGGGCTCCCGGTTTCGCCCTTCTCGGCACTGAAGGCGACTCCAGCGACATCGTCCTGGAACTGAAGTCCATCGCGGACATCGCGCTTGTTGGCTTCCCCTCCGCGGGTAAGTCCAGCCTCGTCGCGGCGATGTCAGCGGCGCGGCCCAAGATCGCCGACTACCCGTTCACCACCCTGATCCCCAACCTTGGCGTGGTTCAGGCCGGTGACGTCAGGTTCACCATTGCCGACGTTCCCGGGCTGATCGAGGGCGCGAGCGAGGGCAAAGGTCTGGGCCACAACTTCCTGCGCCACGTAGAGCGTTGTGCTGCGCTGGTGCACGTGCTGGACTGCGGGACCCTTGAAGCAGACAGGGACCCCCTCTCGGACCTCGCGATCATCGAGCAAGAGCTGGACAAGTACGCGGTGGACATGAGCTACGCCGGCGTTGACGGCGAAGTGGTTCCCCTGAACCAACGGCCCAAGCTTGTGGTCCTGAACAAAGTGGACCTGCCTGATGGTCGGGACATGGCCGAGTTCGTCCGTCCCGAACTGGAACAGCGCGGCTACCGCGTCTTCGAAGTCTCCGCCACGAGCCATGAAGGCCTGCGCCAACTGAGCTACGCCATGGGCGAGATTGTCATGGCGGCCCGCAAGGCGGTTGCCACTGCGCCTCCCAAGGTCCCAACGCCCGTTCTCCGCCCCCGCGCCGTCAATGAGTCCGGCTTCAAGATCCGCCGCGAGGAAAAGAACCTCGAGCCGCTCTTCCGTGTGCTGGGGGAGAAGCCGGTGCGCTGGGTCAAGCAGACCGACTTCACCAACGAAGAAGCCATTGGCTATCTTGCCGATCGCCTTGCCAAGCTCGGCATCGAGAACGAGTTGTTCAAGATGGGTGCCGTTCCGGGTGACACCGTCGTGATCGGCGAAGAGGACGGCGTCGTCTTCGACTGGGAGCCCACCATGATGGCGGGCGCCGAACTCCTGGCGACGCCTCGAGGCACGGATATCCGTGTTGCTGACATCGGCGACCGTCCCACCCGTTCGCAGAAGCGCGATGAGCAGCTCGAACGCCGCGAAGCGAAGGCCGCAGCACGCGCCGAGCTCGAAGCCGAGCGCAAGGCGGGCATCTGGACCGAGTCCGTCAGCGGCCGCCGTCTACCGAAGCCCCTGAAGGAAAGCGGCCTGGAAGCGGAAAATGACGACTAG
- a CDS encoding glutamate-5-semialdehyde dehydrogenase has product MTEALTPDSPVMTDALASGNAAQVPETPEPGTVPLAPGLVEAAVHSIADRSRQAARRMGQANRAWKDRALHAIGAALKEQQGLILAANAKDVESGRSNGTSAALLDRLTLTPSRIDGLVAALENLAGLPDPVGNVVRGQTLPNGLRLRQVNVPMGVVAAIYEARPNVTVDIAGLALKSGNAVILRGGSAAAHTNAALVTILRDALESVGLPADAVQTVDQFGREGANVLMRARGRVDVLIPRGGRDLIQTVVNNSSVPVIETGEGNVHIFIDESASEDMAVDILLNAKTQRPSVCNTVETLLVHSKSTVLPAVAAALRSAGVTLHVDSRIQAALSGAVDTVPADDVDWATEYMDLDLAVAMVDSLDEAVAHIRKWSTGHTEAILTNNLANAEKFIADIDSAAVIVNASTRFTDGGELGLGAEVGISTQKLHARGPMGLTELTTTKWIVQGEGQIRS; this is encoded by the coding sequence ATGACTGAGGCCCTGACCCCTGATTCTCCTGTGATGACCGACGCCCTGGCTTCCGGCAATGCCGCCCAGGTGCCGGAAACTCCGGAGCCGGGAACCGTGCCACTCGCCCCCGGACTCGTCGAAGCGGCCGTGCATTCGATTGCGGACCGCTCACGCCAGGCCGCACGGCGCATGGGCCAGGCGAACCGTGCCTGGAAAGACCGCGCGCTGCACGCAATCGGTGCTGCCCTCAAGGAACAGCAGGGGCTAATCCTCGCTGCCAACGCCAAGGACGTTGAGTCAGGCCGGAGCAACGGAACGTCTGCTGCCTTGCTGGACCGCCTGACCCTGACTCCCTCTCGCATCGACGGCCTCGTCGCCGCCCTCGAAAACCTGGCAGGCTTGCCGGATCCCGTGGGCAACGTCGTCCGCGGCCAGACTCTTCCCAACGGGCTGCGCTTGCGCCAGGTCAACGTGCCCATGGGCGTGGTTGCAGCGATCTACGAGGCCCGCCCCAACGTCACCGTGGACATCGCCGGACTTGCGCTGAAAAGCGGCAACGCCGTGATCCTGCGCGGCGGATCGGCTGCGGCCCACACCAACGCGGCCCTGGTGACCATCCTCCGCGACGCCTTGGAATCCGTTGGCCTTCCGGCCGACGCTGTCCAGACCGTTGACCAGTTCGGCCGCGAGGGCGCCAATGTGCTCATGCGTGCCCGTGGTCGGGTAGACGTGTTGATTCCCCGTGGTGGACGGGACCTGATTCAGACTGTGGTCAACAACTCCTCCGTGCCCGTTATCGAGACCGGCGAAGGCAATGTCCATATCTTCATCGACGAGTCCGCCAGCGAAGACATGGCCGTCGATATCCTGCTCAACGCCAAGACCCAGCGGCCCAGCGTCTGCAACACCGTGGAGACGCTTTTGGTTCACTCGAAATCGACCGTGCTGCCGGCAGTCGCTGCCGCACTGCGTTCTGCAGGCGTAACTCTCCACGTCGATTCCCGGATCCAGGCAGCGCTGTCCGGCGCCGTGGATACGGTTCCCGCCGACGACGTCGATTGGGCTACGGAATACATGGACCTTGACCTCGCGGTTGCCATGGTGGACAGCCTCGACGAGGCAGTTGCCCACATCCGCAAGTGGTCCACCGGCCACACGGAAGCCATCCTGACGAACAACTTGGCCAACGCCGAGAAGTTCATCGCCGATATCGACTCTGCGGCTGTCATCGTGAACGCTTCCACGCGTTTCACTGACGGCGGCGAGCTCGGCTTGGGCGCAGAGGTGGGAATCTCCACGCAGAAGCTGCATGCTCGCGGTCCCATGGGCCTCACGGAACTGACCACCACCAAGTGGATCGTGCAGGGTGAAGGCCAGATCCGTAGCTAA